Proteins encoded together in one Dermacentor variabilis isolate Ectoservices chromosome 2, ASM5094787v1, whole genome shotgun sequence window:
- the LOC142570771 gene encoding uncharacterized protein LOC142570771, which translates to MEAMLPAFPPFDPYSDPTSLAQRWTKWQARFDNFLLAANIQNAARKRAMLLHYAGDTVHDIFLTLPDRGTDYEAAVAKLNAHFAPRKKAVYQKHVFRQAKQSSEETVDQFQVILRKLAAACEFANEEQEIVSQMIEGTNSAKLRRSALRERDVTLEKRMEIGRSLETAEFQATTMEGRERVKLVQKVTKKKQWRRNASSSNQSEHKLSSNHKVIEATVYVVNGTHRSLLSYKTASDLKLIIILQLVKEYSSVDAKKEFPKLFGKVGRLQNFQVKLNISQDVHPIVRQHRSIPFQMRKALKTEPTRLEELDYHRESNRTNTLDVTDRHCSQTP; encoded by the exons ATGGAAGCCATGCTGCCTGCCTTCCCGCCATTCGACCCGTACTCGGACCCGACGTCGCTCGCCCAGCGGTGGACGAAATGGCAAGCCCGTTTTGACAACTTTCTACTAGCAGCAAACATACAGAATGCAGCCCGCAAACGCGCTATGCTTCTACACTACGCAGGAGATACGGTGCACGACATTTTTCTGACCCTTCCGGATCGAGGCACGGACTATGAAGCGGCAGTCGCGAAGCTGAACGCACATTTCGCACCAAGAAAGAAGGCGGTCTACCAAAAGCATGTTTTTCGTCAAGCAAAGCAAAGCTCCGAAGAAACAGTGGACCAATTTCAAGTCATACTCAGAAAGTTGGCTGCGGCATGCGAGTTTGCGAATGAAGAACAAGAAATCGTATCGCAAATGATAGAAGGCACCAATTCAGCTAAGCTGCGCCGCAGTGCACTACGAGAGCGCGATGTCACGCTGGAGAAACGCATGGAAATAGGCCGTAGCCTCGAGACAGCAGAATTTCAAGCAACCACCATGGAAGGCCGCGAGCGCGTCAAACTTGTGCAGAAAGTCACAAAGAAGAAGCAGTGGCGTCGCAATGCGTCTTCGAGCAACCAGTCAGAACACAAGCTGTCGAGCAATC ACAAAGTCATCGAAGCGACAGTATACGTCGTAAACGGGACACATCGATCGCTTCTGAGCTACAAGACAGCTTCTGATCTCAAGCTCATCATAATACTTCAGCTGGTCAAAGAATACAGTAGTGTCGACGCAAAGAAAGAGTTTCCAAAGCTGTTTGGCAAGGTCGGCCGGCTCCAGAACTTTCAAGTCAAGCTGAACATCTCACAAGACGTCCACCCAATCGTGCGACAACACCGTAGCATTCCTTTCCAGATGAGAAAAGCGCTGAAGACCGAGCCCACACGCCTGGAGGAGCTAGACTATCATAGAGAAAGTAACCGGACCAACACCTTGGATGTCACCGATCGTCATTGTTCCCAAACGCCATGA